Proteins encoded by one window of Candidatus Nitrosocosmicus hydrocola:
- a CDS encoding sensor histidine kinase: MTSGEHDKKVLSHQRLDLHKNTQILYGAENAVGKGVEFMKNTIEKMDITFDDRAPSIVIKIPQYCDGYRDILSRGGKIRCITIITKDNLEYCEELIKIVSELRHLDNLKGGIAVNDSEYMATTVLKEAQPLTEVIHSNVDEVVEQGQFVFDTLWKNAIPAHRRIRELKEGIKSYETKLIEESTEPVIENVISKILLTASDINICTSIEGFQYSKNYLTKFLTPSFKNKNIMLQKNVKLLAEINRDNFELIKKLLDLGVDIKHSKEVLSINYMVTESDLAVAIKRSGKDAPSDSILYSNDPSYLDHFSKVFVELWKNGKDPARIIKSLEDETELSFIETIEDPEESVNLIRTLMYSAETEILAILPSFNSFLRQVDVGMMDLIKTLASNKSNLSIRVLIAEEIDDVMRKQIKTIFDQFSDKPHDSYEVNDIQLEYQFRGIENFRLKLFDSRLFTEIGFLIVDRKKSLLIESRNISSLDMIQSIGLSSYSNSIRISKSYASIFEALWTQAELYDKLKLHDRLQKEFINIAAHELRNPVQSLLGFSDILMNSKGNIESCDKFIITINESSKRLARLVDKVLDVTQLENELLILNKETFNLELLVKDIAKEYNSNIRLLNNKQLDIEYLSHKGNDEETSYKKRDFCLVYADRVRIIQVIMNILENAVEFTKIGKIQLRLIQNSDSNDIFLSISDSGSGIDPLVLPKLFSKFVSKSRKGTGLGLYISKKIIEAHKGKIWAENCYDANHQIIGSKFTFSLPSRR; encoded by the coding sequence TTGACCTCGGGCGAGCATGACAAAAAGGTATTGTCGCATCAGAGACTTGATCTTCACAAAAATACTCAAATTTTGTATGGGGCTGAGAACGCAGTTGGAAAAGGTGTAGAATTTATGAAAAATACCATTGAAAAAATGGACATTACCTTTGATGACAGAGCTCCATCAATTGTAATAAAGATACCTCAGTATTGTGATGGATATAGGGATATTTTATCACGTGGTGGTAAAATACGATGTATAACAATCATTACAAAAGATAACTTGGAGTATTGTGAGGAATTAATTAAGATCGTCAGTGAGTTAAGACACTTAGATAATCTCAAAGGTGGAATCGCTGTAAATGATTCTGAGTACATGGCAACTACCGTTCTCAAAGAAGCCCAGCCCCTAACTGAGGTCATTCATAGTAATGTCGATGAAGTCGTAGAACAAGGTCAATTTGTGTTTGATACCTTATGGAAGAATGCTATACCTGCTCACAGGAGAATTAGAGAACTAAAGGAGGGAATCAAATCCTATGAAACAAAACTAATTGAGGAATCAACTGAACCTGTAATAGAAAATGTGATTTCTAAAATCTTGTTAACTGCCTCTGATATTAATATTTGTACATCCATTGAGGGATTTCAATACAGCAAGAATTATTTAACCAAATTTTTAACACCTTCATTCAAAAACAAGAATATCATGTTACAAAAAAATGTGAAACTTCTTGCTGAAATCAATCGAGATAATTTTGAACTGATAAAAAAATTGCTTGATTTAGGAGTAGATATTAAACATAGTAAAGAAGTTCTCTCAATAAATTATATGGTTACTGAGTCGGATTTGGCAGTAGCTATCAAGAGGTCAGGCAAAGATGCACCAAGTGATAGTATTCTGTATAGTAACGATCCATCATATTTAGACCATTTTTCAAAAGTATTTGTTGAATTGTGGAAAAATGGCAAGGATCCAGCCCGTATAATAAAGTCATTAGAGGATGAAACGGAACTATCTTTCATAGAAACAATTGAAGATCCGGAAGAATCTGTGAACCTTATAAGGACATTGATGTATTCAGCGGAAACTGAGATTTTAGCAATTCTACCAAGTTTTAATTCCTTTCTTAGGCAAGTGGATGTTGGTATGATGGATTTAATCAAAACTCTTGCGTCAAATAAATCCAACTTAAGCATCCGGGTTCTAATAGCCGAAGAGATTGATGATGTGATGCGCAAACAAATCAAGACGATATTTGACCAATTCAGTGATAAACCCCATGATTCATATGAAGTAAATGATATTCAATTAGAATATCAATTCAGGGGGATTGAAAACTTTAGATTAAAGCTTTTCGACAGCAGACTTTTTACAGAAATTGGATTCTTGATAGTAGATAGAAAAAAATCTTTACTTATAGAATCAAGAAATATATCTTCTTTGGATATGATACAATCAATAGGGCTTTCCTCGTATTCAAACAGTATAAGGATTTCAAAATCTTATGCCTCAATTTTTGAGGCACTGTGGACCCAAGCAGAATTATATGATAAGCTAAAATTACATGATAGACTTCAAAAGGAATTTATAAACATAGCAGCTCATGAACTCAGAAATCCTGTTCAGTCATTATTGGGGTTTTCGGATATACTAATGAATTCAAAGGGCAATATCGAATCTTGTGATAAATTTATAATTACCATAAACGAGAGCTCCAAGCGACTTGCTAGATTAGTTGATAAGGTGTTGGATGTTACTCAGCTGGAAAATGAATTACTAATATTAAATAAAGAAACATTTAATTTAGAACTACTAGTAAAGGATATCGCCAAGGAATACAACAGCAATATCCGTCTATTGAATAATAAACAACTAGATATTGAATATTTATCCCACAAAGGTAATGATGAGGAAACTAGTTATAAGAAGAGAGACTTTTGCCTTGTTTACGCCGATAGAGTAAGAATAATACAGGTAATCATGAATATTTTAGAAAATGCAGTAGAGTTTACCAAAATTGGAAAAATCCAACTTAGATTAATTCAAAACTCGGATTCTAATGATATATTTCTAAGTATAAGCGATTCTGGAAGTGGGATCGACCCATTAGTATTGCCTAAACTATTCTCAAAATTTGTGTCAAAGTCAAGAAAGGGAACAGGCCTAGGACTGTATATTTCTAAAAAGATAATAGAAGCACATAAGGGGAAAATCTGGGCTGAAAATTGCTATGATGCTAACCATCAAATAATTGGTTCTAAATTTACATTTAGTTTGCCATCCAGAAGATAG
- the htpX gene encoding zinc metalloprotease HtpX, which produces MSNTWRKRDTGITIRIIACLSILALLYIIFITVLAYLGLGYLPIILISSVFILSQWYFSDKIVLWSTRAKIVTKDQNPNLHTLVEQIALVNGLPKPKIAVVNSNIPNAFATGKGHRSSVVAVTTGLLNLLDHDELEGVLAHELTHIKNRDVLVITLASLFSTIAWQVMQFSFFGSMYGVGRDRNNGGAMLIIIAVSFITWIVSFLIIRAISRYREYSADRGAAQLTQKPKSLANALLKISGNMDRVSAREVRHFEGYNAFFIIPAISKESLFNLFSTHPPVEKRIQKLLDMEKSMER; this is translated from the coding sequence TTGTCAAACACTTGGAGAAAAAGAGACACTGGTATTACAATAAGGATAATTGCATGTCTAAGTATTTTGGCCCTTTTGTATATTATTTTCATAACTGTTTTGGCATACTTGGGTTTAGGATATCTACCTATTATCCTGATTTCGTCTGTCTTTATTCTAAGTCAATGGTATTTTTCAGATAAAATAGTCCTTTGGAGTACTAGGGCAAAAATTGTAACCAAGGATCAGAATCCAAATCTTCATACATTAGTAGAGCAAATTGCCTTAGTTAACGGACTGCCTAAACCTAAAATAGCTGTTGTAAATAGTAATATTCCAAATGCATTTGCTACTGGAAAGGGGCATCGCAGCTCTGTTGTTGCCGTAACCACTGGTTTGTTAAACCTTTTGGATCATGACGAGCTTGAGGGCGTCTTAGCACATGAATTAACCCATATAAAAAATAGAGATGTATTGGTGATCACCCTTGCCAGTTTATTTTCAACTATTGCTTGGCAGGTAATGCAATTCAGCTTTTTTGGAAGTATGTATGGTGTAGGACGAGATCGTAACAATGGTGGTGCGATGTTGATAATAATTGCTGTTTCATTTATTACTTGGATTGTGAGTTTTCTCATAATCAGGGCGATTTCCAGATATAGAGAGTATTCTGCAGACAGAGGTGCAGCGCAATTGACGCAAAAACCAAAAAGTCTTGCTAATGCTTTATTAAAGATTAGTGGTAATATGGATAGAGTTTCAGCAAGAGAAGTAAGACATTTTGAAGGCTATAATGCTTTTTTCATTATTCCAGCAATTTCAAAAGAAAGTCTTTTTAATCTTTTTTCTACCCATCCCCCTGTTGAGAAACGAATTCAAAAACTCTTGGATATGGAAAAATCAATGGAGCGATGA
- a CDS encoding DJ-1/PfpI family protein has product MSNPEGKTGSELKTVGILIFDDVEVLDVAGPFEVFSITRLDEDKRDRTNSPFQIYLLAEESSTKNAIGGLKLTPDYTFDNCPSLDLFIVPGGWGTRAEINNLLLLQKISDLSHKSLLTASVCTGSSLIGKAGLLDGKLATTHWRTFNFLRDSAPNAKIERNVLFTIDQKIYTSAGVTSGIALALHLVSYFFGIDVGRATAKFMEFQYPEHNVNLVQEGGGRK; this is encoded by the coding sequence ATGTCAAATCCTGAAGGAAAAACTGGTTCAGAACTCAAAACTGTCGGAATATTGATTTTTGACGATGTTGAAGTCTTGGACGTTGCTGGTCCTTTTGAAGTTTTTTCGATAACTCGACTAGATGAAGATAAAAGAGATAGGACCAATTCTCCTTTTCAAATTTACTTACTAGCGGAAGAATCATCTACCAAAAATGCGATTGGTGGATTGAAATTGACTCCTGACTATACATTCGATAATTGTCCAAGCCTTGACTTGTTCATAGTCCCGGGGGGCTGGGGGACGCGAGCTGAAATCAATAATTTGCTTCTTCTCCAAAAAATTTCGGATCTTTCTCATAAGTCATTGTTGACTGCTTCAGTTTGTACTGGGTCAAGTCTCATAGGCAAAGCGGGACTATTAGACGGCAAATTGGCTACTACTCATTGGCGAACATTTAATTTTCTTAGGGATTCTGCACCAAATGCAAAGATCGAAAGAAACGTTCTTTTTACTATCGATCAAAAAATCTATACCTCTGCAGGGGTAACATCTGGTATTGCATTAGCTCTACATTTGGTAAGTTATTTTTTTGGAATTGATGTGGGTAGGGCTACTGCAAAATTCATGGAATTTCAATACCCTGAACACAATGTAAATCTTGTTCAAGAAGGAGGGGGTAGAAAATAA
- a CDS encoding uracil-DNA glycosylase yields the protein MPISRITIGFQRMQKSNNMTLKEMVPDVINCQLCPRLREHIRSVGINKKSEFRMDDYWSKPVPSFGDPKASLLIVGLAPAAHGANRTGRMFTGDSSGEWLMRAMFETGFANLPNSISINDGLELKNAYVTSVVKCAPPNNKPTYNEIFNCSTHLKKEIELLKETLKVVIALGKIAFDTYCNVTNIDGLKFGHGGIYPTDLERILIVSYHPSRRNTNTGLLTWPMWIEIFKKAKSIIDNSPNF from the coding sequence TTGCCAATTTCACGTATAACAATTGGTTTTCAAAGGATGCAGAAATCAAATAATATGACTTTGAAAGAAATGGTACCAGATGTTATTAATTGCCAATTGTGTCCTCGTCTACGTGAACATATCCGCTCAGTCGGAATAAACAAAAAATCTGAATTTAGAATGGACGATTATTGGAGCAAACCCGTACCTTCATTTGGCGATCCTAAAGCTAGTCTCTTAATAGTCGGATTAGCTCCTGCAGCTCATGGTGCCAATCGAACAGGGCGAATGTTTACCGGAGATAGTTCTGGCGAATGGCTCATGAGGGCGATGTTCGAGACTGGTTTCGCGAATCTTCCAAATAGTATATCAATTAATGACGGATTAGAATTAAAGAATGCATATGTTACCTCAGTTGTAAAATGTGCGCCTCCAAATAATAAACCTACATATAATGAAATTTTTAACTGTTCAACACATTTGAAAAAGGAAATAGAATTATTGAAAGAAACGTTGAAAGTGGTTATAGCTCTTGGTAAAATTGCATTTGACACTTATTGCAATGTGACAAACATTGATGGATTGAAATTTGGTCATGGAGGCATTTATCCAACCGACCTTGAAAGAATTCTTATTGTATCTTATCATCCTAGCCGAAGAAATACTAATACTGGACTTTTAACTTGGCCGATGTGGATTGAAATCTTTAAAAAAGCAAAATCAATCATAGATAATAGCCCAAACTTCTAA
- a CDS encoding CDC48 family AAA ATPase, whose product MTSSTDDSNSTSKSATLKVAEAEQRDVGRKIARVDPAVAEALNIISGDALEISALGRKTTLLSWPAKESDRGKGLIRIDGLIRNRLDVGINDLVEIKVVESKTAIDITFAPTEPLRIMGAEEYLAEYLNGTLMTKGDTIPISVMGRRIDLVVISTHPSGPVIISDTTQIVVSEETSKALQISQEGSSASITYEDIGGLGDAVARVREMIELPLRHPELFKRLGVEAPKGVLLHGPPGTGKTLLAKAVANETNSNFFTIGGPEIMSKYHGESEERLRNVFQEAEKNAPSIIFIDEIDSIAPKREEVTGEVERRIVAQLLSLMDGMTSRGKVVVIAATNRINAIDPALRRPGRFDREIEIGVPNRDGRLEVLQIHTRGMPLDKDVDLQKLADISHGFVGADLQALAKEAAMRALRRVLPDINLSSESIPLDTLRKIIVRMQDFMDVIKETEPSAMREVFVEVPDIKWEDIGGLTTIKQELQEAVEWPLKYLNVFTYADATPPKGILLYGPPGTGKTLMAKAAANESEANFISIKGPELLSKWVGESEKGVREIFRKARQAAPCIIFFDELDAIAPTRGGDHGDSHVTERVISQFLTEMDGLEILTNVVVIAATNRPDIIDPALLRPGRFDRILYVSPPDRDSRLQILRIHTKKKPLSEDVNIDDLANKTDGYTGADIASLSSAAVMLALREHITKYPDSKEAEKHTDDLKISMKHFDEAMKKIRPLSKQELDMYKNVANQFGRVEM is encoded by the coding sequence ATGACTTCAAGTACTGACGATAGCAATAGTACATCAAAATCTGCTACATTAAAGGTCGCTGAGGCGGAACAACGAGATGTTGGAAGGAAAATAGCTCGAGTTGATCCTGCTGTTGCAGAGGCTCTCAACATTATTAGTGGGGATGCTTTAGAAATTTCAGCACTGGGTAGAAAAACTACTCTATTAAGCTGGCCGGCCAAAGAGAGTGATCGTGGCAAAGGTTTGATCCGCATTGATGGTCTTATTCGAAATAGATTAGATGTAGGCATCAATGATTTGGTTGAAATTAAAGTTGTCGAATCAAAAACAGCAATAGATATTACTTTTGCTCCCACCGAGCCCTTGAGAATTATGGGCGCTGAAGAATATTTAGCAGAATATCTCAATGGAACGCTAATGACAAAAGGCGACACAATACCCATTAGTGTGATGGGTAGAAGGATAGATTTGGTTGTAATTTCAACACACCCTTCAGGACCAGTCATTATCAGTGATACTACACAAATAGTTGTTTCAGAGGAGACTTCAAAGGCTTTGCAGATCTCACAAGAAGGAAGTTCTGCTTCTATTACTTATGAAGACATTGGAGGATTAGGCGATGCTGTAGCAAGGGTCAGAGAGATGATTGAATTGCCTCTCAGACATCCAGAGTTATTTAAGAGATTGGGCGTAGAGGCCCCCAAAGGAGTATTATTACATGGTCCTCCCGGTACAGGCAAAACTCTATTAGCAAAAGCGGTAGCAAATGAAACCAATTCGAATTTCTTTACAATTGGAGGTCCTGAAATTATGAGCAAATATCATGGCGAATCTGAGGAAAGATTGCGAAATGTGTTCCAGGAGGCTGAAAAGAATGCACCGTCGATAATTTTCATAGATGAAATAGATTCGATTGCACCGAAGCGAGAGGAGGTAACCGGCGAGGTGGAAAGAAGAATAGTTGCTCAACTCCTGTCATTAATGGATGGAATGACATCTAGAGGCAAAGTAGTAGTTATTGCAGCAACTAACAGAATAAATGCCATCGACCCAGCACTTAGAAGACCAGGAAGATTTGACAGGGAAATTGAAATTGGAGTGCCAAATCGAGATGGGAGACTAGAGGTCCTCCAAATTCATACACGAGGAATGCCACTAGATAAAGACGTTGATTTACAAAAATTGGCTGATATTTCTCATGGATTTGTTGGTGCAGACCTTCAAGCATTGGCTAAAGAAGCTGCTATGAGGGCACTCAGGAGGGTTCTCCCAGACATAAATCTTTCAAGTGAAAGTATTCCCCTGGATACGTTGAGAAAAATCATAGTAAGGATGCAAGATTTTATGGACGTCATCAAAGAAACAGAACCGTCAGCCATGCGCGAGGTGTTTGTAGAAGTTCCTGATATAAAATGGGAAGATATTGGCGGTCTTACTACAATCAAACAAGAGCTTCAAGAAGCAGTTGAATGGCCATTGAAGTATCTCAACGTATTTACTTATGCAGACGCAACACCCCCTAAAGGTATACTCTTGTATGGACCACCTGGAACTGGAAAAACATTGATGGCAAAAGCAGCTGCGAATGAAAGTGAAGCTAATTTTATCAGTATCAAGGGACCAGAATTACTCAGCAAGTGGGTTGGAGAATCCGAAAAGGGAGTTAGAGAAATATTCAGAAAAGCTAGACAAGCTGCACCATGTATAATTTTCTTTGATGAACTTGACGCCATTGCACCAACAAGGGGTGGTGATCATGGTGATTCTCATGTGACAGAAAGAGTAATCAGTCAATTTTTGACCGAGATGGACGGTTTAGAGATATTAACAAATGTCGTAGTGATTGCTGCAACAAATCGTCCTGATATAATAGACCCTGCACTATTAAGACCAGGAAGGTTTGACAGGATATTGTACGTTTCACCACCAGATAGAGATTCCAGGTTACAAATACTTAGGATCCACACAAAGAAAAAACCCTTGTCGGAGGATGTTAATATAGATGATTTGGCAAATAAGACTGATGGATATACTGGCGCAGACATTGCTTCATTATCATCAGCAGCAGTCATGCTGGCGTTGAGAGAACATATTACCAAATATCCGGATTCAAAGGAAGCAGAAAAACATACTGATGATCTAAAAATAAGCATGAAACATTTTGATGAAGCGATGAAAAAAATTAGACCATTGTCAAAGCAAGAGTTAGATATGTACAAGAATGTCGCAAATCAGTTCGGAAGGGTGGAGATGTAA
- a CDS encoding ATP-binding protein, with translation MFDVKDRFNRLRPTRHSLIKEKYSSNSIQDQALQFFSKIYGLDGMKENLFRALTSDEQVNVLLIGPPATSKTLFMTTIQEKCNDVIYFDASNTSGAGFIENLYNSRKTRLVLIDEIDKLRKNDMSSLLGLLNDGRIVKSLKQIRYDFRIENIKVFATSNSLMNLSKPVRSRFQEYHLNEYTDEEFLDVLKFCLQNKLPEEINEMIGILLIDSDTKDVRTAIALGNLLKKDDTKEDVLRVFENWENYKKQGDFDYN, from the coding sequence ATGTTTGACGTGAAAGACAGGTTTAATAGACTAAGACCAACTCGACATTCATTAATTAAGGAAAAATATTCATCCAATAGTATTCAGGATCAAGCCCTACAGTTCTTTTCAAAAATCTATGGACTGGATGGCATGAAAGAAAACCTTTTTCGCGCTTTAACGTCTGATGAACAAGTAAATGTTTTGCTAATTGGTCCACCAGCAACTTCAAAGACACTATTCATGACTACGATACAGGAGAAATGCAATGATGTCATCTATTTTGATGCTTCAAACACATCTGGAGCAGGATTCATTGAGAATCTATACAATAGTAGAAAGACACGGCTAGTACTCATAGATGAAATTGATAAATTAAGGAAAAATGACATGAGCTCTCTTCTTGGATTATTAAATGATGGAAGAATTGTGAAGTCACTAAAACAAATTAGATACGATTTTAGGATTGAAAATATCAAGGTATTTGCTACATCCAATAGTCTTATGAATTTGTCAAAGCCTGTAAGATCACGATTTCAAGAGTATCACTTAAATGAATACACTGATGAAGAATTTTTAGACGTACTTAAATTCTGCCTCCAAAACAAACTACCCGAAGAAATTAACGAAATGATTGGGATTTTATTGATTGACTCTGATACGAAGGATGTTAGAACGGCCATCGCGTTGGGAAACTTGCTAAAAAAGGATGATACAAAAGAAGATGTTTTACGGGTTTTTGAAAATTGGGAAAATTATAAGAAACAAGGAGACTTTGATTACAATTGA
- a CDS encoding ferredoxin: MDDNNYYRILNIHENATQKDIKIAFRLLARKYHPDRNSAVSDEVMKNINIAFENLSDPEKRQIYDKSLKISKSKSASDGKQFGDSDVESWDLETPFTNSDEHSENYYDIDGFSFDEKELKNESRYTNNETLPASFLESRYQIIVEPSLCLAFGSCEVLAPKVFVVEKNRQINPKAVVISETAEDFETIMDAAKTCPTKAIIIIDRYTGNCVFP, encoded by the coding sequence TTGGATGATAATAATTATTACAGAATATTGAATATACACGAAAATGCTACTCAAAAGGATATCAAAATTGCATTTCGACTATTAGCGCGTAAATATCATCCAGATCGAAATTCTGCAGTTTCAGACGAAGTTATGAAAAACATTAATATCGCATTCGAAAACCTGTCTGATCCTGAAAAAAGACAAATTTATGATAAATCATTAAAGATTTCAAAGTCCAAATCAGCAAGTGACGGGAAACAATTCGGTGATTCTGATGTTGAGAGTTGGGATCTTGAAACTCCGTTCACAAATAGTGACGAACATTCAGAAAACTATTATGATATTGATGGATTTTCTTTTGACGAAAAAGAATTAAAAAATGAATCCAGATATACTAATAATGAAACTCTACCAGCATCGTTTTTGGAAAGTCGTTATCAAATAATTGTAGAACCCTCCCTTTGTCTAGCTTTTGGAAGTTGTGAAGTTTTGGCCCCAAAAGTTTTTGTAGTCGAAAAGAATAGACAAATTAATCCTAAAGCAGTAGTTATATCAGAAACTGCTGAGGATTTTGAGACCATAATGGATGCCGCAAAAACTTGTCCCACCAAGGCTATTATTATTATTGATCGTTATACAGGGAACTGTGTATTTCCATAG